The genomic stretch TGCAATCACCAATTTTATTAACGCTACTTTTGCACCTTTCACAAAGAGCTTAAATGATATCTTTAGAAACCAAATTCTCAGCGTCTCATATGAGCTTTGCACTCCACAGGATGTTTAGAGGTGAGGGTTGCCTTCATAAAAACCTGATGTTGGAGCCAATGATCACATGAGGCATACCAATGGCATCTCTTGATTTTGCTTTGTGTCACAGCAACAGAATGcgaaagcaaaacaagggaaCAGCTGACACATACAATGCCTCCCTGGGATTCAGTCCCAGCTGATCAGCTTCCAGAGGCTACAGATTTGGCAGCCCACTGTATCAACCATACAGCTGGATACCTCCTCCAGGATATGTTAAGGtatgcacatttttattttggggggaaacacacaaacaaacaaacagatacACAAACAAAGATGACCATAAAAACTCCATTCTGTGGCTCTGCTAATTAAATTTGTACGTATGAAtaacacacaaaataaatggaCAGGGCTTCTTGAAAAAATCTACCATGACCATCTATCTGTCTGGCCAGGATCTACCCAAACTCTTTGCCGAATGAGACCTTGTTTTCTCAACAGCAGATCATCAGTTTTCAACTAAATGAAACAACAAATaccattaattaaaatacatcatGACCAGactgattttcagagaaaaattcaaaaggagGCACATTTTTAAGAATCATTATGGAAGTCAGCATCACTGCTTTTACAAGTATCCCTATTACAAAGGTTACAAGTCCACCGAACAAGACTTGCATTCTATGCTTCTGCAAACCAAAGGCAATGTATCttttcaagaaacagaaaataagtaaGAATAGAAACACTCCATTTagtttaagggggaaaaaaaaagaggctacGATGCTGAATGTCATTCTAGCATCGTAGAATGAGATCTGAATTCCTCCTCATATGAGACTGTCATAATCACCTTTTTGCTGTCTACCAAATAATTAAGGAAACTTTGTCTGTTTATAGCAGCCGTTTGGTGTATCAGCAGAAGCTGAGCAATGAAGTGCAGAGTATGGGGGATAAATTAAAGTAGAATGCTGTGTGAAAGAGATCTAAAGTTAGCTTGCAtgtaaaaccaaagaaaactaTATGTTCAATTTCACATAGTATTCGGTCATGAACTTATAGATCCTAGTATCTCTCCTTGTGCAGCTAGCTGTTAGTTAACAGGTAAAAATATCCCAGAAATGCATAGTTGCTAGGCACCAGTGATTACTACTCAGAGAACCGAGAACAACttgtacatattttaaaattacagctttcTGCTATTATTTTTATCTCAGGAAGACTGGTTACAAAGCTTCCAGACCAACTTCTGACTGCAGCAATGTGTTTATTATGTGACTCTCTGTATTAGGGGCCTTACACAATCCTAGTATGCAGTTTCATAGTTATTTGGAATAACGGGATTTGCTCTAAGAAAAAAGTATCCTAAAgtgtctgaaataaaaacctagTTTTGTTAATCCATTAATTGATATGTGACCATAAATCATATCACAGACAAAAGGCGATACAAggacagaaagcagcatttcttatAACTTGCCTTCTCCAAATACTTACTCCCCCACTCGCACCATGCACTAGCACACTTTCCCCTGCTTTGGCACGCCCTCtgaatggaaaaacagaaaatattggCATTATGATTGCAGTACATAATCATTAAGCATCAGATTGCATATACTGACATCAAATCTCATCTTTCACACCGTCTTCCAATTTATGTTATGGCTAAACAGGTATAATCAGCCTCTTTGGGAAAacaaggaagcaaaataaaccGTATCATTTATGAATTTAAGTACTATGCAATTACGTCAACACGCAACATGCAGTCTGGTACTGAACCTCAGTTCAAGATCTTCACCTTTTACGGATCTTAAAATAAACCACGCTAGTTCTAATCATGCGTTCTATCAAGCTAAACCAGATTTCCAGTCCTAAGCTCTCACTTAGCTGACACAGAAGTCTGGCTTTTACTCATTATACTGTCCTATGGCAACAGACAGGACTGTAGGCAGAGTCTCTCTGGCAGAGAAGCTCATGAAGAAAAGAGGTGGGTCTGCTCTACGGCACATTGTCTGTTTAATTAAGAAATTGGAACTATTCCTGGTTTTCTTCCCTAGCTAAAATACCAGCGAGTACTGAAAGAGAGTTACACATTTTATTACATGATACTTATCGAAGAAGCCTTTCCAGGTCTGTTCTCTTAAGAAGAAATACTTCACAGGAAAATACAGTCACTAGCTTGTAGGTAACAAGGATCTGACAATTCCATCAGTGTAACAAATTTAACAAGTGTTTTAAACATTTCCGACTCATTGATGTCACCCCATTTTACAGGACAATGAAAATATGGGGTTCTGTATTTTCAATATGCAAAAGCGAAATGCACAAACTTAGATTTGGCACCTTACTTTTGGAAAAGAGCGCGATAAGCAGTGAAGTAGGGTATTCCAATCGCTGCTCCTTGCCTAAAGTCCAATTTATCCGACAAAGGAAAGACTCTGTTAGCTGCAGCAACTGCATAATCTGCGTATCCTCCAGAGATGGTACCAATGGTAAAAACCCTGTCACCTTtctagagagaaagaaaggaaagaaaatagagaaattaATCATCtcccttattttttccttaatagaCATTAAGAACCAGTTCACAGAAGTCTAGGCTATTTCTAACAGCTCTCCTATTAAAAATAACCAGTTATATTTGTCACAGAGAAGATTTTGATAAATGCTAATACATACAATCAATGCAATACAAACCATATAATTTCATATACTTAGATTTAAGTGTCATAATTATAACCCCGGCTCTACAGTGTAACACACAAACCTACTGTCTCATTAATATTAACCTTAATGAACCCGAACACTAAAGAATTCCAAATGCAAAAACACAGATTCCAAATGCAAAACCTCAAAAGCTtttacaaacacaaaagaaacatttctcaattatttttgtttaaatgtggGAAAAAAGATACACTCTTAATATACCCTAAGGTAACTAaatactgctgctgttcttcaacAGGGAATACTCAAACCAGCAATTCAGTAGGCGATGCAGGAAACGCACCACCTGGCAGCGtgctgtgtgtgtgcgcgcCTAGGCGCTTCAGTGCTGCTGATGGAGCGCAGTGCCAGCTGCTGTGGTCCAGGTCAGCGTCCAACCTGGTGCAAGCCCGCTCGCAGAACAAAGTCAGTATCTGTCAACATTCGCAGTTACTGAGCTCTGATTTTTCCGCTATCTGCATGTGGATCTCAATAAATAGACAGCGTGTGGACTACATCAGTTTGGTTTGCACACATCGGGTATCAACTACTGTGCAGAGAGGGCTGCATATCAGCATAGCTGCTTTCTCAAGCATTATCAGTATGCAAATGAATGAGCTTGGCTACTCAGCATTTTCAGGATGTCTGCCTGTGGCACATACTGATCGCAtcatctctctctttcattcAAGCAAAAAGCATCACGATTTccataagaaacaaaaagcccacACAGCAGATAGAGCAAACTACTGATAAGAAACTATGAATAAACATGATTCTTCTCTCTAGATAACCAAATCTCTCATCTCTCCCACAAGAGTTACATAAATTCCAAGTCAGGAAATGCCAACACAATTTTCAACTACAATTTTTATGTTTGTCTGAGACCAACGGTCTAGTGACTtgaaaggaagaacagatttaaaaactaaattaatttcatagatATCTTTCAGCAAACTTGTAATTACCTTCTCATCTCTCAAGACTTGTCCCCTGAAAAAATCCTAGTAAAATTACTAGACTGGAGTAATAAAGTATTTGAACAGTTTTAACAACAAATATGCAATTTATGGGGTGTTATAagtcagcaaaataaaagctatttccatttccaaaaaaactttacagaaaatttttcagttctgcatgaaattattacttcaAACAGGAAGCACCcaacttcaaatatttctgcaatGCCATAAAAACGGTTCTGAACCACAACTTTTGTACACCTGATATCATTGCTTTAAGCAGACAAACTGAAGTGCCTCTTCTGAGACCTTTTAACTCTTGGAGGTCAACAGCATTAAAGCCTTCCCTACAGTTCAATCTGCAGACCGGATTGCCAATACGATCTTGCTGCTTGCCTTTACCAGTCAATGAAGGTGATTTTCCCCTCCAAATAGATTACATGATTATAAGCAATAAAAGCAGGAACAGTACTATAGCAATCACACAAAAGAGGAGACAATAAAGAACAATGAATTAAAACCCAATGCGTAAATACCTTGAATGCAGTCACATGTTCCCCAACACCTTCTATTACACCAGCCACATCTGAGCCAGGAGTATAGGGTAGAGCTGGTTTTCTAGCATAATTTCCAGAACGAATATATGTCTCGACAGGATTTACCCCACAGGCATGGACTTTAATTAACACCTAAAAGAAAAGATGCTTCTTaagcaataattaaaaagatttaGAACTTGAATTCACAGCACAGTATCATGGCACTTCAACTACATTCTTAAACAGAGTTAGCCAAAATTCAGTGCTGAACTGAAGCTAGTCTTAGGAAATCCTTTATAGGGAATATGTAGCCCATATAACAGCAAAAAGCCCACATTTGTTAAACGTGATGTCTCAGGTAGTATGAATACACTGATGAAAGACTACATACTCAAGATGAAAAGTTTTGGTTTGTATTCTTCATCCTGTTCTGAGTGTACCTGTTATCATTCAATATCATTATTTCAGTTCACAGAACTCATATACACCTGATTTTCTTTTGGATCAGGAATTAAGACATCTGACTGGAGTTTAAGAACTTCAGGGCCACCAAATTCAAAAACTCTGACAGCTCTCATCACATTTCTTGTGGCTGCCATAGCCATCAGAAtacctggggggaaaaaaaaaaaacaatattaTTGTATAGtcttcataatttattttgcatcttcAAATCAACCAACCACCTGTCAAGCAACTGACTAAAAAGAGACTCACTCCTGATTTAAGCTGGGGGGGGAATGtttggtttagggtttttttcccaaatcttGCAAAAGGCAGGCAATAAACCCTACCACTTGCAAGACTTTATGGGTACTAAGAGAATAACATGCAAATAATTTAGCCGTAGAAGTATTTTTACAGCAGCTCCTGTGAGCACTGCACTGCTATCACATATGCAGAGATGTACAgtactttggggaaaaacattGACAATTTACTATTATATTCTGGCAAAATAGCCTGTCGTACGTTGGCTGACTGGGTAATCTAGCCAAGTGACATCCCAGTCACTGCTCCGGCTTACTATTAAACTTGTatgtaaaaaaagcaacaaaaaactACTCATCAGctatcaaaaccagaagataaCATAGGACATTAAAACAAGCCAGGAAAAACCGAAGTGCAGACATTCAAGATTCCAACCCTTAATTCCAGCTGGATTTTCCCACTGCAGCTGTATGCGACAGAGACCATGAACCACAGCCCTCAGGTGCTACAGCTCACAGCCTTGTATGCGCTAATGGAAGCAATGACAATTTATCAACACATGAAGCTGTGACTATTCCAACTGCATTCATTTGTGAAATATTCTAACAAAACACCGCGAGCAAGTTACTCCTACTACAGGAAAAGTTATACacaatttttcagaaagctgataGATTCAGACAGAGGAGCTTTACTGGGTACGCAGCAAATAATCACAGGACAACAAAAAGGCATACAGGAATCTTAAAGACACCCAGAGATCATGCTTTTGGCCAACTCCAGCTAAAGAACTTCAGGGCTGTAGCCAGAGGTAGGCTTTTTCCCAAAGATGATGACAGCTTTTAAAAGTACCTGGCTTAAtcactggtttttttctcctagctAGTAAGTCTGTAAGGCTTCACATTTTTGGTTACCTGTTCAATTCAGGAAGAGCATGAGTCACAAGGATATACACTACTAACGTTTCCCTTGGGACGTGACAAAAATCTACACCGCAAAGTAGTCTCTGAAGTACAGGTCACTTTTATACATAGCGATTATAAACCAAATTAAAAGGCGGCTTCTattctgctcagaaaaaaactgGACCCGTAGGTTTTAATAAACGGTTCTGCTGCATGATGACTGATCCTTAGGATGAGGCCTTCTCTAGACAACTGGAAGCAACCCCGCTATCTGCTGGAGGGGCAACAGGCGGGcacaagcaatccaggaggCTTCCCGAGCGCCTTGGTGACAACATCCTGGCATGGCAATGGAGGAGTGGAGAGGAGAGGTGCCCTCGTACCCACAAGCAGGGAAGGAGTGGGGGGGATGCGGAGGCTGGGGGCAGCCTTGGCTACAGCAACCAGGAGACGGTGGAGTTCAGGACccgggaggagggagcagggcacgCCAGGACCACGGCCTGTGGGTCAGGAGGGCAGGCTCTGCCCCCCCAGGGAATCCCACGGGATTCCGGAGAGCCCCGCAGGGGTCGGGGGGGGCCCAGAGAAGCTGGCTGAGAGTCAAAGGACAACCTCTCCGAGCTCAGTGGTCCCTCCGGACAAGCACACCAGCAAGCAGGCCTGGCCGGCGACAGGAGCAGCTCCCCCGACAGAAAGCGGGGTGGGCAACGAGAGGGGACCCGGGAGGCGACCCCCCAGCAGGCGGGGATGGGGTCGGGAAGGCCACGGCCAGCTGGGGTTGGACAGCGGGCACCAAGACGGGCTTCTGCGAGTGCCCGGCCAGccgaggggaggggaggggaggggaggggacgggacgggacgggacgggaggggaggggaggggacgggagggaagcgcgggcgcggcggcccGGAGCCGCTCAGAGCCTCCCCCGCCTCGGAGCAGCCGCCGGGAGCGCGGGCCCCGGGGCGGTCGGGAAGCGGAGCCTGGTCTTCCGTCGCCAGCAGGCGCACAGCCAGGTGAGAGGGGCCTGATCGGGCTCCTGGCAGGCTCACCGGCCGCTCAGCAGGGAAACGCGGCCGcccccccgctccgcgccggcgGGGAGGTCCCGCCCCGGACGCGCCCCTGTGGtcagcccccgcccccgccgccgccgccggaggccccggggctgccgctggCAGGGCCGTCCCGGAGCACGGCGGCCGTGTCCGCCTCGGCCTGccgagcccggccccgcgcgccgGGCACAACCGGCacgggcagcgcggggccgccgccagccccgccccgccccgccccgccccgccgcccccggcagAGCCGAGTCTCGGTGACCGCCGGGGAGCCGTGGCGCTCACCGCCTACCTCCGGAGCGCTCCTGCCCCCGCGGCGGAAAGCCGGCCCGGGCCGAtcggcggcgggggcggaggCAGCCGGGGGGCGGGCGTCCCAcgccccgcccgggccgcccgcccctcGGCCGTCGCCTGGGGAGGTTTGGCCCTCGCGGGCTCCCGTCAGGCTCGCGCGGCGGCCGCCGTAGGTGCGGCGCGGGGGCCGCCATTGCGGGCCCGGGGCCCCCTCATGGCGGCCTTCTGGCAGCGGAAGGCGCAGCGGCTGGCGCGGGCGGACGGCAGCAGGAAGGGCGCCCTGGACGAGCGCGCCGCCCCCGTCGTGCAGCTCCTCAACGGGCGGGCCCAGTTCTGCACCACCAGCTCCTGCTCGGGCCGCATCGTCCTGGCGCAGGGCGGCGCCGCGGTGAgtgccgcggccgccccgccgccgccgcggggctgggggtcccggagATCCCGCTCGTCCCGTCGCGGCGGCAGAGCTCTGGGGGACCCCGGCCGAAGCCTCGGCTCTCGGGGCCCTTGCAGCTGGCCGGGCCGAGGCGGGGGCGGCTGCCAGCGGCTCCGGCGGTGCCTCTCCGGGGCTGCGGGCACGCCGCGCTCCCGCCGTGCCCCTCAGCAGCCGTCAGGGCGGCGGGTTCTGCCTGCTCACGGCCGCTTCGGTGAGGCGAGGGAAGCTCGTGACTCTTCCCGCTCCTGCGGCGCAGACCCTCGACGCCGTGCCGTGCCCCGCTCCCCTCGGGAGTGTGCGGGGGGGGCGGCGTGGCAGCTCCGAAAGCAAATCCATTTGACGTGTGGAAGGCTTTGGGAGGCGGTACGGTAGAAGGCTGCTGGTGCTGAAGGCAGCCTTCAGCAGTTCGCTGTCGCTACTCCAGTTTTTCATGTCACTTGCTGGGACATAAATCTTGCTAATGCTAGACCTCAGTCTTACAGCTTTCTCTGACTGCGAACATACATAAGCATAGGTAAGTCAGCTTGAAACTCGTCctatggaaatatattttcGTACGCtaagaaaacatgctttttcaaAAGCGATGCTACTTCTTCTGAAGGACCCTTTTTTTATACAAGCACAAGATCAAACATCACCCATCTGTAGTGCTAGTTtaatcatttttcttcattactaGGATACAAACAGCTGTGAgatccagaagaaaaactgcaCGTGGCTCATGGTAACACACGAAATGTGTATCAAGGATGATGTGGTAAGAGGACAATACAATGTaacttttacatttatttaatgtaGTGTTCTTAATGTCACAGAAAACATATTATGtaaaataggaagaaatttGTAGTGGTTTTATTCCCGTTACTGAGATGAATTGACACtctcatttcaaaataaacttttctctGCTCACTAAATTCTTAAGACATGTTTTGAAGAGAAAGCTTTTAAGCTTAATACCAAATTCTCTGTGTCGTTGTAAATGCAGCTAATATGAAGCTTGAATAATTTCTTACTGTCTGGAGTCACATAATCGCCACATCACAATAGCCCAACAGGAAGTCAGTAATTACTGTTGCTTCTGTAGCAGAAGACTgtctttcaaaaagcaatttctgaaaatctAAGATACAGTGActcttattttttcaaagcCCTTTCCTTATTCAGAATAAgtgaaaataatgcttttctaAGCAAgttcttcctttcctgaaagATTACtgttagtattttaatttctgcagctttttgtctgctctttgttttcccttcttgttGGATTGCCAGCGAGGTATCAAATGGAGACTAGATTTGATTTAAAAGCCCTCCTATCCAGAAGTAAAATAAGCTTAATTTCTGCAGAATATGTGCTGGTCTTTGGACAGTGATGACCTAGTCATTAGCAGACTACACTGGgctaaatgaaaacagtatGTTCCTTGTTAATACCAAAGTAACAATCACTGTATGAAGCTAGGTATTTGCCTAGTAAAAGTTCTGTGTCAGGCAGCAGCTGAGATTATGCTTACTCAAGCAGCAACATTCCTGCAGGACACAGATGCAAGATAATGTGGTCTTTATCCCATTCTTCAACAGTTAGAGCCCGACATACACGTTAATGCACTAATTGTAATACCTCTTTCAGAATGGGTCAGTTGTgattaacaaatattttgtgttgtCCTCATTAACTGTTTCATAAGCTATGGCcattcttgctttgttttggtcaGCAATTCAGAAGCAACCAAAATGAATTCCTTTGTTTCCATTAAATGTAGATGTGTTCAGGTAAACATGCCAGTGAGCAGGTTCATTTTGTATGTAATAACTCCTTCAAGACAGTTAAAACTGTCTTGACTTAAAAAAACTGTCTTGAATTTAAAACTGCCTTGAGCCCAGCTTGCTGTGCTAACAGCCTTTCATTTACAGACACCTGAAACCAGTGTAACAGTGAATCTCttatactgca from Pelecanus crispus isolate bPelCri1 chromosome 5, bPelCri1.pri, whole genome shotgun sequence encodes the following:
- the LOC142593520 gene encoding quinone oxidoreductase-like isoform X2 — its product is MAMAATRNVMRAVRVFEFGGPEVLKLQSDVLIPDPKENQVLIKVHACGVNPVETYIRSGNYARKPALPYTPGSDVAGVIEGVGEHVTAFKKGDRVFTIGTISGGYADYAVAAANRVFPLSDKLDFRQGAAIGIPYFTAYRALFQKGRAKAGESVLVHGASGGVGIATCQIARACGLKVLGTAGTEEGMSMVLRNGAHQAFNHREANYIDKIKVVGCRGPVEINPRDTMSKESSIIGVSLFLATEEERHECATALLDGIEAGWLKPIVGSEYPLEKVAKAHEDIIHSSGARGKMVLLP